The Scleropages formosus chromosome 20, fSclFor1.1, whole genome shotgun sequence genomic interval ACATTAAAAGTGATGCAAGAAATTCTATTAGAATTTTGTTTCTCCATTAAAACTTCGATTGTGGGCATACCTTGATGATGTCAGAATAATCTTGATAACACCACAGGAAAAACCACCAACGTGCTGTGGAGTCCCTCCAAGCTAGCCTGGAAGCAGAGGCCAAAGGTCGGGCTGAGGCTCTGAGGCTGAAGAAGAAGATGGAGTCTGACCTTAATGAGATGGAGATCCAGCTGGACCATGCCAACAAGAACAACTCTGAACTGGTTAAGACTCTCaagaagctgcagcagcagatcaAAGTATGCCAATACTTCAATAAAGCTATTCAGCTGTCATCTAAAGAGGCTAATTCTAAGCTAGGGTCTTCTGACCTAGTGAATGGTCCCCTTCCTTGGCCAACAGGACATGCAGATGCAGATGGACGAGGACGCCCGCCAGCATGAGGAGCTGAGGGAGAAGTATACCTTGCAGGATCGTCGTCTCAGCTTACTGCAGACGGAGCTGTCGGAGGTGCGCAGTGGGCTGGAGGCCTCCGAGCACTCCCGCAAGGTTATCGAGCAGGACCTAGTGGAGATTACCGAGCGGCACAGTGAGCTCAACATCCAGGTATGCACTTTGTCTGGGAAGCGTGTTAGAGCCAAAGCTTATTACAAGTACAGTTTACTTGAATTCATATTTTGTATTGATACATATTTCATACTGATATGAAATAACTTTGTATacttaattttactgaagaagaaaaaaccaaaAGCTGTAACCTTTAATAAGAGCACTGAAGTATTAGTGGAACTAACACAAGCTCTTTTTCATCAGAATCACAATTTGATCACCATCAAACGAAAAATGGAGTCAGACATGACACGCATCATTAATGAAAACGAAGAGCTCATCAGCGAATTCCGTTCTGCTGAGGAAAGAGCTAAGAAGGCGGTCACTGATGTGAGTAGCCATTGCCCTGCAAGGTTCTACTATATCAGTTGTGTGTATGGTAAACTTAATAATGTATGACTGATGGTTCCTTGCATCTTCAGGCTACCCGCATGGCAGAGGAGCTAAGACAGGAACAGGACCATTGCCTCCACCTGGAGAAGGTCAAGAAGAACAATGAGATAGTTATCAAAGACTTGCAGCTCAAGGTGGAGGAAGCTGAGCAGCTGGCACTGAAGGCTGGGAAACGCACAATCCAGAAACTGGAGACTAAGGTGAGATTCCTAACCATTCCCCATGCACTTGAGTTCATGCCATTGCACACCTCTGGTGAGCACCTGTGTATCTACATTCTCACACATGGCCTAAATGGCTTTTCTCTACTACGTGCAGGTAAAGGAACTGGAAAGTGAACTGGATGCAGAGCAGAAACGTCATGTCGAGACCACGAAGACCCTGCACAAGAACGACCGCCGTCTTAAAGAGCTGGTGTTTCAAACCGAGGAGGAACACAAGACCAACCAGCGCATGCAAGAGCTGGTGGAGAAGCTGCAGAGCAAACTAAAGTCATACAAGAGACAGATTGACGAGGCTGTGAGTATAATGTAGCAATGATGGATCATATactcaatcactcacacacttgaTAAATGTTATTCCAAAGGCAGGGGTGGCccagagcctttcccagaagtGTAGAGCTTCATACAATGGACCATTTAGTGTTGCGTTAAAATCCCGAAACAAAAAGATAGAACTTAGAAGAAAAACTTCATAAATATTGCCAATTGCTGCTAAATACACAGTAATTTTCATATATCAGATTCTGTTTCATAATTCAGATTTAACAGCCCAGCTCTGTTTCTGCATCCTGTGCTTTTAGGAAGAGCAAGCCACTGTTACCCTGTCCAAGTACAGGAAGACAGTGAATGAGCTGGACGATGCTGAGGAGAGGGCCGGTATAGCAGAGGCTGCCCTGAATAAACTCCGCACGAGGAATCGTGCCTCAGTGGGGAAGGGCATTACCTCCGTGGAGATAATTCAGGTGTCCAAGTCATCCTCCTCCAAGACGACCACTGAGGAGTAGAGTGTTCTGAACATTGCTGGTGAGCTGGAGTTTGGCTAGTGTCCTTATCTACCATCCTGTTTTTCATTCAATGAAAATTTCCTTAATAACTTTCTCAAATCATCAGTTTAAAAATCTTGGTAAAACATGTACATCTATCATAAAAGAAAATGACCCCAGACGCGCAATTGAAAATACTTGCTTTCTTTCGTTGTTCCAGGGTGACATACAGAACATCCCACTCATGTTCCACCTGGGTTCTTGCATTGAAAAAGAAGGTTCAAGGACAGTtaagaaattctgaaaattgTACTGAAGATGTCTTGAACAGTCCTCCACTGGATTTGCGCCTGTGTATATACAACAGTGTGCTACGTACAAATGCAGAATGTGatgttgtgtttgtgaattTACATGCTAAGTTAAAAGCGTTTTACATGTAACTTTAAAATCAATGTTGAAGTACTACTGAAGCGCAAATGTTGTTGTAAGTTTGTATGTATATGGGTATTATAATTTCAAGTAAGCGTGATTATCTGTGCATTGGTTTAAATGATGGGAGGTGATTGGGATGGCTTCGCTCTCATATCAACGATGGAGAGCGCACCACAGTGTATCACCCTGCTGTGTAATGATATTCTTGTGTTAAATAAAGTATGAGGCAAGCTCATGTGGTTCCTTCTTTTGTTCATGTatcagtgtttctttttaaatatagatttgagaaattaaatgttatatacacacacagatgcatatTAAAGTAAGGCAACTGGTCAGTCACTTTAGCTCAATGCATCGTCCTGTTGCACTATAGCTACAGGGTTATGCAAATAAAGACCATTACGTTAATATGAACTGCTACCTTTGGTGGAGGTTTCTTTCCTCCTTTAGAAGACATGATCTTCAGGCAAATCAGTGAATTAAAATTACtcctttgtgtgcatgtgtgcacatgAAAATGTTGAGTTTTCCAGACCTGAAACATCGTGGGGAGATTTCCTCTAGGTGAAATGCCTCAAGTTGGCCTCTTTGGAAAACTAATACCAACCcaaccatacacacacacacacagagtctgaaactgcttgtcccaaacggggtcgtggcgagccggagcctaacctggcaacacaggatgtaaagctggagggggaggggacacacccaggatgggacgccagtccattgcaaggcaccccaagcgggactcaaacctcagacccaccagagagcaggacccggccaaacccgctgcaccaccacatcccccaccTCACCCAACGAACcaccaaccgcttgtcccatatggggtcgcggcaagccggcgccgtacccgacaacacagggcgcaaggtcaagggtctggaggggacacacccaggacgggacgccagtccgtcgcaaggcaccccaagcgggactcaaacctgccacaccatcGCACCTCCCCCTTAGTTGCAAACCTTTTAAAATCAAACTTCCTGTGTCATTAGCAGTTAGGACTCCAATACTGAATTAAACGAGTCAGTGTGTTCCCCACAATGACAGGAACATAAGCGTAAGTTCGGCTCCAAACCACTTAGGTAAGTGACTGTCAAAGACGAAAGCACTTTTGGATGTTGCGAACAGCAATAGATTAATATAATAAGTGTTGTGAAGCACTAAAATATGAGCAAATCTGAAACGTACCATGTAGGCCTCTACTACTACTTACCATATAACACTGTATAAAACCGCTTAAATTTAACTTACTGTCacttaaattaataattcaggTAATGATTAATTTCACTACAGAATACTCTTATTTCTTAATCCCACTGGGATTCTGCAGAAAAGGTTAAAACTCCGAATTCCGTGACAGGAGGGGTTAATTCGCTTTTGTTTCAACAATTTGGATTGGCCGAACACGCAGCACTGCTTCTCCCATGTTATAATTTAATGCGAAATAACGTTACTTGTGCCTTCATGTACTTGGCTGGTGCTAAGTGGCGTTCCTAAAGCCCTGAAATACCGAATATTAGTACAATATGAATATACGTTCAAAGGCGCGAGGACAGCTACGTGCCGCCGGTCCTGGTTGTGGGCGAGGAGCGCTGTGCGCCTGCGCAGTGCAGAGCGCGTTCCCGGGCGCGTCCCAGCTCGAGCGCCAGCGCCAGCTCCCGTCGGCGCGGCACCCATGTTCCGCACCGTTCGCCGGATTCTCTGACGGTCGTGAGCGCACGCGGCGGATTCGTGTCGACTGCCCAGAGTCCGCGAATTCAGTTCCGCCGGAACCGAGGAGAGCGCGTTCGACCCGACCAAGGACGCCACGTCCGGGCCGCGGCACCGACCGAGGCTGAGCGCAGGTAAGCGGGGACAGggcctggtggtggtggtggtgtaggCGGAGGGGACCGGCTCGGCGCACTGGGCCGTACCGCGTCCCCACGGCGGGGAGTGCGCTTCTTCACGGGAAACGGCGCGGGTTGCTGCTTGTGCTTCGCGAATGTGTGTATCATGTGTGTATGttatatattatgtgtgtgtgtctgtgtgttagagagggcgagcgagcgagcgccgCCTCCCTCACACATGCCATGGACGGACCGAGCGCCgggaacacaaataaatatcaTCATGTCACTCACCTACGTGCACTGCTAAATGATTTAGTAAATCAAGCCACTAACTCACCAACTAACTAGCCAACCAGGTTTCTTCACTCACTGACCACAACTaccacacactctgtctgttgTGGGTCTTTTATAAATCCGCAAAATAACTCgtgaaaaaaagcaattttaacTAGTTTAGCGCCTTAGGCTTAGCTAGCTAACTAGCATCCGTTACTGTACACATTTCGATATTAATATAGTTGTGGTTACTATTAATAGCTGTTATTTAGAGGACACCTGTGGCATACTTAGTCACTTAGTGTGAGATGGTTGATCGATGTCatcatgatttacccatttctaccaGGCtcttcttactgtatcagtccagccagggtaagtacctgctCCTCAAACCCAGGATCATCTTCTAAGCCGGATGACACGTGCTGCCGTATGGTGTATAGAGCTTTTTCATTCTAATCTGACTGCGAGGTTTGTTTGGCGCAGCTGGTAGTAATGGCTGCGCAATTTCGACCACGCGGGAAAGGAAATTCGGCGTGATCTTCATCGGCTCCGCGCGAGCGTGCATCCTGGTGTGTTCTCGGTCCTCGCTCGCCGCCTGTACGCGCACCGTGACCGTGTGTTTTTTCCCCTAGAGTCCTGCCGGAGGACACCTGACCACTGCGATGTCTCTGCATCAGTTCCTCCTGGAGCCCATCACTTGTCATGCCTGGAACCGCGACAGGAGTCGTAAGTGAAGCGCCGTGGAGGACCCCTGCTCTCCCCCGGTGCACGGAGTCTCCGTCTCAGTCTCTGGCTTCTTGTCCTTTGCGCAGAAATCGCCATCAGCCCGAATAATCATGAGGTCCATATCTACAAAAAGAATGGAAACCAGTGGGTGAAAACCCACGAACTGAAGGAGCACAACGGACACATCACGGGTATTTGAAGTCTcgctctgctgctgcagtagaGCCCGGTGACCTTGTCACATGTTCCTCTGTTTTTCCTTGGACTTTTTTGAGCGAAATTAACCTCGGCCTAAACCTCCTCTTGATTCCCAGGCATCGACTGGGCGCCTAAGAGCGACCGCATCGTGACGTGCGGAGCCGACCGCAACGCCTACGTGTGGAGCCAGAAGGACGGCGTCTGGAAGCCCACCTTGGTGATCCTGAGGATCAACCGTGCCGCCACCTTCGTGAAGTGGTCCCCTCTGGAGAACAAATTTGCAGTGGGCAGTGGGGCTCGGCTCATCTCCGTCTGTTATTTTGAGTCCGAGAATGACTGGTGAGTCTTtgtggaagggaaaaaaaaccctggtGTACAGCTtccaaaaaagttttgtttctttttttttttttttgttgttttgttttaagtgGGGTAGTTGTGTCAGTCGTTCCTCCGTTACGAAGCCATCATTGCTGATGCGTCCCATCAGGTGGGTGAGCAAACACATCAAGAAACCAATCCGTTCGACTGTGCTGAGCTTAGACTGGCATCCAAACAACGTCCTCCTGGCTGCTGGGTCCTGCGACTTCAAATGCAGGTGAGAGCAGCTTTCTGTATGAGGGAATTCGATGTATTAAACATTaattgaaaattgaaaaaagtagccaaaattaattttttttcttcccctacAGTTGAAAAACTAGTACAAAATGATTACAGACGATTCTTGTAACGCAGATGCTCCCTTTAATAAATTAACGTGCATTTCAGTTATTCTCACATAATGGTCCATTCTAAAAGAAAGAATCTATTTCTAATACTCTTCTACACGTCATGTCAGGTCTGCTGTGTGTTGTTAAATATCAAGCTTGTGGTGCAGTTGCATGCAGTGAATAttgtagcagcaggtggcatagtggttagagcacgTTAGAcacgttcaaatcccacctctatcTGTAGTTcacttgagtaaggtacttaccctaaattgctccaggaaaaaaggacctagctttataaatgggtaaataattgtaaatagcttaacgtggtcagtcgctttggagaagagcatcagctaaacgaataaatgtagataagtgggtagatcattgtaagtagcttctcAGTGTGAGTTGCTTTTAGGAAAAGTGTCTTccaaataaatcagtgtaaatagaaGAGGAAGAGGTTATGAATGAAAGTAGTGTCTAAGGTGGATTAATGTTTCCTTACCCCCTTTCAATAGGGTATTTTCAGCTTACATCAAGGAAGTGGACGAGAAGCCAGCAGCCACTCCGTGGGGCTCCAAGATGCCGTTTGGACAGGTCATGGCAGAGTTTGGAGGGGCAGGTAGTGGTGGATGGGTTCACAGCGTCTGCTTCTCTGCCAGCGGCAGCAGACTGGCCTGGGTCAGCCACGACAGCACCGTCACCTTGGTGGACGCCACCAAAGGGTCCACGTGAGTACAGCTCAGTGTGAACCTGCTTGTGTCCCTTGTGcagataaaagcaaaaaaaaaaattaaacacagtgGCAAGATAGTTGTAAGGTTTATCTGATAATTAGTACTGGAGttggtttttatatatttttttatactgtgtgtgtgtgtgtgtgtgtgtgtgtgtgtgtgtatatatatatatatatatatatgagagagagagagagatattaATCAAATTgccataacatttttttatgcttATGATTACCATCAtgatttttggtatttttattttccagttttgtgaTAGAGGAGAAACTACTTGGTTGTAACTAAAGTGGTAGCCCAAAATTTATAGTAAAACTGTattaatttacagtattgtgtaataaatctgaaaagcctgcttgtttgtgtctttttaattttgtaggCTTTCCCAGTTAAAGACAGAATTTCTTCCGTTCCTGAGCGTCGTGTTCGTCTCGGAGAGCAGCATTGTGGCAGCTGtaagaatatatttaaatttaacattttccttGAATCATTCTGTTGATATGATCGATTTTATTTTGCTGGTAGTTTGAAGGGTACCTTGGATCAAGGCAAATCTTtttgaaaagagagagagagagtgagaaaaaagagagagtTCCAGTTTTTATGATGTAAGAATTATCTTTCTATTTAACATAATAATCCAAGACAACACCCAGTTTCCAAAGAAAGAGTACTCAGAAACAAGATATTTGTGaacctttttttccattctcaAGGATGGTTTCCAAATGTGCAAACACATTCTCCATCAAAATGCTcagtttataatttattttctgggCACGTACTGTCTGCAATGTTCTGTGTTTCATAACCATGTAAATCCCTGGTCTCtcacttgcttttttttttttttttttgcattagtgGTCCTTCATTTGACCTGTTCTAAATCCCTGACttgttaaaatatacagtatctatTACTGGATATATAGTCTGTATATAccctgtatatgtgtgttttttttttttttttttgtactgctcTTTTCTGCAATGTACAGCAACACTACATTTATGGATTCCAGTATACCCATAAGCCCTactttttggtttgttttgaaatgttataCAGGGACAAACCTGGTCCCTTGTTTTCACTTTTAAGTCATTGACGGACAAGAATCCTTAGACTCCGTTGGCCTGCGTTTCGTCTGTCATCCTGTTAATGTGGTTTTGCACTGTATTGAATGTATTTGTAAAAAccctgtttattttattgtgcttGAACTGAAATTCTTTTAAGAAGTGTTGGCATTTGGACTGGCTGTAGCATCGTTACAAATATTGATTGTTTGAAAAGAGCTGTACGCTCAAGTCACACGTGGCGTCTTTTCTGCACAGGGTCACGACTGCTGTCCGATGCTGTTCCACTGTGATGACCATGGGACGCTAACGTTTGTCTCGAAGTTGGACCTTCCGAAACAAAGCATTCAGCGCAATATCTCCGCCATGGAGCGCTTTCGCAATATGGACAAGAGAGCCACCACTGAGGACCGGAACACTACCCTGGAGACACTGCACCAGAACAGCATCACGTAAGACCCACAACACTCTGAAATAGCTCCTACATGTGCTGTTAATTTTGCAATCAGTAATACTTGCTGATGACATAGTTATGGGTCCTGTCTGGCACATGGGGGGGAGCCTacacacaacaacacacactaGTGCTTGCATCTGGTTACCATGATTGTAttgattataataattattaaaatgacactAAGTGctttttgcagaaacaaaacagtaaacTTTCAACTAAGTGGACTTTACACCAATTCACAGAATGGTAAATTTAAAgtgggtaaacaaaagtgtggtAGGTGTTTTACCAAGTGGGTGTGTAGAGTAGTACTGAggtgtttatttaatgtttattgAAAAGTTTGTGATCTGAGGACACTGGTGTCTGACAATGTAGTTTTCACACTGGttggaaaaagtacatttattcattaatgtgtTACTGTATAGTAAGGGCTCCCTGCACGTTATCAACAACCACAGTTTACtcattttgcttatttttgtgttatccataaacatttgtttaaaagaaatctGAAAGCACAAATGTAGTCAAACATGACTATggatattataaaaataaacttataacgATTATGCCCATAGACTTCTGCAGTAAACAttatagcattttcttcactaacagcagaaaatttgtttttgttttttttttttttgttttgtttatttaatctTTCAGCCAAGTGTCTATATTTGAAGGAGACAAAAGAGATTGTCGTAAATTCTGCACTACAGGTATCGATGGAGCGATGACCATTTGGGATTTCAAGGTAAACAGATTACTGAcaatactcccccccccccacagtgatGAATTGATGTCTGGAATTTTTTCCTTGGTGTTCAGTTACCAGACTGTggaacttttattatttttaactctGTCATCCCACTCTACTTCCCAGACTCTGGAGACCTCCATCCAAGGGCTGCGGATCATGTAAAGGAGATCAGTGAACTAGCACGGTGTGCAAAGGCCAGCAAGAGGGTTTCAAGCAACACTTTTCAGATGTCTCAAATGAAGAAGTATTAAGCACTGAGAGGTAGCAAACTTACATGTGTAAacatcactttttatttatgaaaggAAAACGAAGATGAACCGGTGTTGGAATGTTAGCTATTTcttttgtttgggttttttttttcttttctttttttttttttctttttttaaactttagcCATGGTTTTTCTCATTCTGGAACCCCAGCCACGCAAAAGTGGATCATGGGCACTGTTTGTCAGGAGCCCTTGTACAACAGTAACTTAAAAGGGGAGTTTTGTGTGTAAATGGTCTGCTAGAAATAAATGAAGTACATGTACACTACAATCAGACCCTGGTTtcatttgtgggtttttttttaatttttttatatcctTGAAGTAATTTTTATGCAGCGTTTGTTCacatatatttttgtacagtttgaAAACTGCAGAATTGTTACTACAATCAATGAGTGTGCAAACATACAAAAAGTAATCTtaatatgaatttatttctgTGCAATTTTAAACATAGCTTTTGCATATTCTAATAAACCCGTCAAACCTATTGAATTATTCAGTagaattataatttataaaatatttgtattccATTTATTAATACAGCTTTTTGAGTTCTTATTCAAAGTCAtcatttcaaaaaagaaaagaagtctGTGGATATTTGTCCACACCCTTGTTCACGTCATCAACGGGGAAAAAAGTGTGGATTCTTTCCAGATTTACTTCTTAAACACCAGGTGATGTGATCTAATTTATTGGCTCCTCAGTTTACAAGCACGATttggactggaagtctgtttgtgtGAATTCAAAAGGTGAAGACAGACCTCCCTCAATCTATTTGTCagctaatgcttttttaaaaatctgttgtaGCTAtagctaatttaaaattacaacttttacattggaaaaaaaataacattaaagtgactgaaaatgaaatatctCCATAAATACCTGCTAAATGCTGATTACATTTGTCATTCTCCAACATTAACATCAGACATCaactataaacactgtggaactgaGTTAGACTTGTATTCCTGTTGGGTGCGTTTTACTACTGAGtggaacaaaaatgcattttaaatggatAATTGAAGAAAacccatttaaaatgaactggaaaatgtgaCTTTCTAAGGGGGAGAAGTGCTTGTATAAAATTATAGAGGATTAGATTTCAAGAGAACCAAGATAACCCAGTAAACAGTAATTAACAGATTTCCAAAGTAGTAATGAACTTAAACgaaaacatattttcaacattttcaaatgaatcAAAGCATGAAATTGtgctttgttcagtttttctacTTTTATGGAAAGATGAGAGCTCATGTCTTACAgcaatatttagatttttttttttttctctgcagttgAGAAGGATGAAAGGATTCAGTAGGAGGAGTaaaatgtacagatttttaGATGTGTTATGTCTACCCTGCATTTCTGGACTTAAGGAattagtttttacatttattcattgagctcaTATTTTTGTCTGAAATAACAGTGTAAAACTACCTACAAGGTATTTACCTCCTTGTACACctgagtaatttcactggagcaatttagggtaagtacctttctcaagggtactacagcaggagggggtatTTGAACCTCCCATCTTTCCATGCAACGACAAcagtagctcttaccactacactaccagctgtcccagtgaGAGAGGTCACATCAGCAGCACAAACATCACTGGCTTGTagagggattgaacctgtgaccttgacCATTATTACCACACATACATTGacttaaaccgcttgtcccaagcggggtcccggggagccagagcctaacccgacaacatggtgcaaggctggagggggcacacccaggacaggacgccagtctgtcgcaaggcaccccaagcgggactcgaacaccagacccaccggagagcaggatccaggccaaacccactgcaccaccacaccccccccttaCTGTTCTTATTGCCACTCTCTAATCAAATGAGCTAACGGGCCAGTATCTTCATTTAGCATATTGTGATTTATTAAACGGCTTTGCTCTGGCAGCACTGAGGATCAGGAAAGGAGCAAATAATCGAGTGAATGCGATCTGATGTACAAAATGGTCCGTTAATCATTATTTCATGTGCAAACATTGGAAGTGAAGCACCAGAGCGGCGAGAATGGAATGAGCCCCACGCTGTAGGACAGTGAGACAAAGACAGGTCTGTTCtgtccagcagctgctcctgGAGCCCCTGACAAAACTCTGCGGACACGCGGGGCCTTGCCGATGCTGAGTTTCCGCTCTTCGCCGAACTTGGGCCTGCTCCTCGGAACAGATGAGTCGCGACAGGGGGGCCAAGTTCGACCCAAGACTCGACGCCGAGGTACGCGGCGTTCCCGGG includes:
- the LOC108926932 gene encoding actin-related protein 2/3 complex subunit 1A; this translates as MSLHQFLLEPITCHAWNRDRSQIAISPNNHEVHIYKKNGNQWVKTHELKEHNGHITGIDWAPKSDRIVTCGADRNAYVWSQKDGVWKPTLVILRINRAATFVKWSPLENKFAVGSGARLISVCYFESENDWWVSKHIKKPIRSTVLSLDWHPNNVLLAAGSCDFKCRVFSAYIKEVDEKPAATPWGSKMPFGQVMAEFGGAGSGGWVHSVCFSASGSRLAWVSHDSTVTLVDATKGSTLSQLKTEFLPFLSVVFVSESSIVAAGHDCCPMLFHCDDHGTLTFVSKLDLPKQSIQRNISAMERFRNMDKRATTEDRNTTLETLHQNSITQVSIFEGDKRDCRKFCTTGIDGAMTIWDFKTLETSIQGLRIM